One genomic window of Vigna radiata var. radiata cultivar VC1973A unplaced genomic scaffold, Vradiata_ver6 scaffold_373, whole genome shotgun sequence includes the following:
- the LOC106780162 gene encoding uncharacterized protein LOC106780162 — protein MEPHATSFVSKARIAIHSAAAKAERVLLDFKTDRDSDKQFHDELGRRQGDESARSEHESKFLNELKHIKWRPPHIGTKQDWQDRINNIRKGRKEVEVTDKVGDINMASSPFYEHSYILNEQNDLDAKVEGLAAATEHPIPPSSVLKQLAIAFEAGKRTNSMKDFVASSRGSSPARERAGLSLSSMKALVLREKEAKLTSEFSSDEKVLYLINSLFDPEGRFLRRKINSDPEETSISSLSRDIHGAPPESLVAKLAEVIGNFKTLQEMALFWCRVVAELRKHWSKGKYLPGVPQDDIPDLKYCLLYQKFQVINCCISRKRRNIIATESLNSMMVEANLNTLEPAKYTDNIPAIPLLHARLRTGELVLRLGADCPSGDLMLLETGEPAFSPVTQEGPLLTEDLIKETEEFVLRTGSVGAGCSQLLSDMQAFKAANPGCILEDFVRWYSPPDWTESEGTEDRDSSYCDESMSTRGQLSLRMQKEGNLWRELWETSKPVPAVKQAPLYDEDLAVEGILDSFEDIPPSDLFEQLFVSLLGSGFSIAENMLSGDVDISKSLNDCKDYILTACQSNRFNEKLDELIQMYEMVEKMMVNPDEALKIVKVMEELGMSGSVPKRRMSTGEPKHRLKQLSHMFGGKDKPLSKSLWKEEVNDEKKLVRHSFSSFFDNSKSSLFSKKPPKPANLYPVEQSLSLESDWTVV, from the exons ATGGAGCCTCACGCGACTTCTTTCGTGTCCAAGGCGCGCATCGCGATCCATTCCGCTGCTGCGAAGGCGGAGCGTGTTCTGTTGGACTTCAAAACCGATCGAG ATTCAGATAAGCAGTTTCACGACGAGTTAGGGAGGCGGCAGGGAGATGAATCGGCTCGGAGCGAGCACGAGTCCAAG TTTCTCAATGAACTGAAGCATATAAAGTGGAGACCTCCGCATATAGGAACAAAGCAGGATTGGCAAGATAGAATAAACAACATTAGAAAAGGGagaaaagaagttgaagtaACAGATAAAGTTGGCGACATAAACATGGCCTCCTCTCCATTTTATGAACATTCGTACATTCTGAATGAGCAGAATGATCTTGATGCCAAG GTTGAAGGCTTAGCTGCTGCGACCGAACACCCCATCCCTCCATCGTCTGTCCTGAAGCAGTTGGCTATAGCTTTTGA GGCTGGAAAGAGAACAAACTCAATGAAAGATTTTGTAGCTTCATCAAGAGGTTCATCACCTGCCAGAGAGAGGGCAGGCTTAAGTCTCTCTTCAATGAAGGCTTTAGTGTTGCGTGAAAAGGAGGCCAAACTTACCTCTGAGTTCAGTAGCGATGAAAAAGTTCTGTATTTGATTAATTCATTGTTTGATCCAG AGGGAAGGTTCCTTAGAAGGAAGATCAACTCTGATCCAGAGGAAACTTCCATATCATCTTTGTCAAGAGATATTCATGGTGCTCCTCCTGAAAGCTTAGTTGCTAAGCTAGCTGAAGTAATTGGAAACTTCAAGACGCTCCAAGAAATGGCTCTTTTTTGGTGCAGGGTTGTTGCTGAA CTGAGAAAACATTGGTCCAAAGGGAAATATTTACCTGGAGTCCCGCAAGATGACATTCCAGATCTGAAATATTGTCTGCTGTATCAAAAATTTCAAGTAATTAATTGTTGCATTTCTCGGAAAAGGCGCAATATTATTGCTACTGAATCACTAAATTCTATGATGGTGGAAGCcaatttaaatacattagaACCAGCAAAGTACACGGACAATATTCCTGCAATTCCTTTATTACATGCAAGGTTAAGGACTGGAGAACTTGTTCTTCGACTTGGGGCCGATTGCCCATCTGGAGATCTGATGTTACTTGAAACAGGCGAGCCTGCATTCTCTCCTGTGACCCAG GAGGGACCCTTGCTTACAGAAGATTTGATCAAAGAGACAGAGGAGTTTGTGCTCCGGACAGGAAG TGTTGGTGCTGGATGCTCTCAACTCCTCTCTGACATGCAGGCATTCAAG GCTGCAAATCCTGGTTGTATTTTGGAAGATTTTGTGAGATGGTACTCTCCCCCTGACTGGACTGAAAGTGAGGGAACTGAGGATAGAGACTCTTCTTATTGCGATGAGTCAATGTCTACCAGAGGTCAACTAAGTCTACGTATGCAAAAGGAAG GTAATTTGTGGCGTGAATTATGGGAAACGTCTAAACCAGTTCCAGCTGTTAAACAGGCACCTCTCTATGATGAGGATTTGGCAGT GGAGGGTATTCTAGATTCATTTGAGGACATCCCCCCTTCGGATCTTTTTGAACAACTGTTTGTTTCTCTT CTCGGTTCAGGATTTTCAATTGCTGAAAATATGCTATCTGGTGATGTTGATATTTCAAAATCGTTAAATGACTGCAAGGACTACATACTTACCGCTTGTCAAAGCAACAGATTCAATGAGAAACTCGATGAGCTTATTCAG ATGTATGAAATGGTGGAGAAAATGATGGTGAACCCAGATGAGGCACTGAAGATAGTAAAGGTCATGGAAGAATTAGGTATGAGTGGTAGTGTACCAAAACGCCGGATGTCTACTGGTGAACCAAAGCACCGGTTAAAGCAACTTAGCCATATGTTTGGTGGCAAAGATAAACCATTGAGCAAGTCTCTATGGAAAGAAGAGGTAAACGATGAAAAAAAGCTGGTTCGACATTCTTTCTCAAGTTTCTTTGACAACAGCAAGtcatctttattttcaaaaaagcCTCCTAAGCCTGCAAATCTATACCCCGTCGAACAATCTCTCTCTCTAGAAAGTGATTGGACAGTTGTTTAG